The Penaeus vannamei isolate JL-2024 chromosome 39, ASM4276789v1, whole genome shotgun sequence genome window below encodes:
- the LOC113804380 gene encoding dnaJ homolog subfamily C member 25 homolog produces the protein MLWVLLLYLSCIVLQPSSAYVEDYYCGEHNCYELLELTRDATKQEIKRAFRSVASKTHPDKFQDPEEKRVAEERFQLLSTAYDILRDDEAREDYDYMLDHPEQFYQNVYRAWRRRMAPHVDVRIVLAVTISCISLVQYYNGWTKYEEAIKHFSTVPKYRIHAMEIAKKEGMLITDKKKLKGMSKDQIREQEEKVIRQVIEKKMDIRGVYAKPTYRDILWVQLVLLPYWTFQYISWYARWVWKFGILREEYGDEEKLYIIRKNMGMSGGQFDSLDEEIKLQYLDMELWVKEKFKAWKEERDMEWRVKMASSGRYKSYRRHLKNNGPGRIYFDDS, from the exons ATGCTGTGGGTCCTGCTGCTCTACTTGTCATGTATTGTATTACAGCCGTCCAGTGCTTACGTGGAGGATTACTACTGCGGCGAGCACAACTGTTATGAAC TGTTGGAACTCACACGAGATGCGACGAAGCAGGAGATTAAGAGGGCCTTCCGCTCAGTGGCCTCAAAGACCCATCCGGACAAATTTCAAGACccagaggagaagagggtagCAGAGGAGCGGTTCCAACTTCTATCCACAGC GTACGACATCTTAAGGGACGATGAAGCAAGAGAAGATTATGATTACATGCTTGATCACCCTGAACAGTTCTACCAAAATGTATACCGAGCGTGGCGCAGGCGCATGGCACCTCATGTGGACGTCAGAATTGTGCTTGCCGTTACCATATCCTGCATCTCTTTGGTTCAGTACTACAATGGATGGACAAA ATACGAGGAAGCCATCAAGCACTTCTCCACGGTTCCCAAGTACAGAATCCATGCCATGGAGATAGCCAAGAAGGAGGGGATGCTCATCACAGACAAGAAGAAGCTGAAGGGCATGTCCAAGGATCAGAtcagagagcaggaggagaaggtgatTCGCCAGGTCATCGAAAAGAAGATGGACATTCGGGGCGTTTACGCGAAACCCACGTACAG GGATATTTTGTGGGTGCAGCTAGTGCTCCTTCCATATTGGACGTTTCAGTACATTTCTTGGTATGCCCGCTGGGTTTGGAAATTTGGCATTTTACGGGAAGAGTACGGGGATGAAGAGAAACTCTACATTATCCGGAAAAATATGGGCATGAGCGGCGGACAGTTTGAT AGTTTAGATGAGGAGATAAAGTTACAGTACCTAGACATGGAGTTGTGGGTGAAGGAGAAATTCAAGGCCTGGAAGGAGGAACGTGACATGGAATGGCGGGTCAAGATGGCGTCGTCGGGCCGCTACAAGTCCTACCGCCGTCACCTGAAAAACAATGGACCTGGTCGCATATACTTTGATGATTCTTAG
- the LOC138860099 gene encoding uncharacterized protein — protein sequence MMKRTSLLLLVALGAVLGAPRDQEESRVSSSLPAEHRQGLPPVRVLETLDATVDAVISSKTVAAIDEAAAQVALLFGDVVEDVGDFVVDTVQDLPQTIDRVSQRVGDAVESGNERVVIVVKGVKRKVKDTQNMTMTTVDKVVDAFNTSQVVSSFQKLGETLATSFTRIVGSIFNNMEKIDSAVAHSIRRVSESTMPNRATTEQDKKPEDVTQDSVLRENEIRTLV from the exons atgATGAAGCGCACttcccttctgctgctggtggcgctGGGGGCTGTCCTGGGGGCGCCTCGGGACCAGGAGGAGAGCCGCGTCTCCAGCAGCCTCCCCGCCGAGCACCGCCAAGGCCTCCCGCCCGTGCGAGTGTTGGAGACCCTGGACGCAACAGTCGACGC AGTGATTAGCTCGAAGACCGTGGCAGCCATTGACGAGGCGGCGGCGCAGGTGGCGCTGCTCTTCGGCGACGTGGTGGAGGACGTCGGCGACTTCGTGGTGGACACCGTGCAGGACCTTCCGCAGACCATCGACCGCGTCTCGCAGCGCGTGGGCGACGCCGTCGAAAGCGGCAACGAGCGG GTGGTGATCGTCGTGAAGGGCGTGAAGAGGAAGGTCAAGGACACCCAGAACATGACCATGACGACCGTGGACAAGGTCGTCGACGCCTTCAATACCTCGCAGGTCGTGTCGAGCTTCCAGAAATTAG GCGAGACCCTTGCCACCTCCTTCACACGAATTGTGGGTTCCATTTTCAACAACATGGAAAAAATTGACTCGGCCGTCGCACACAGCATAAG GCGAGTGTCCGAGAGTACCATGCCCAACAGGGCCACCACAGAGCAGGACAAGAAACCGGAAGATGTCACACAAGACTCTGTCCTTCGAGAGAATGAAATTCGAACATTGGTTTAG